From Mucilaginibacter inviolabilis, a single genomic window includes:
- a CDS encoding aldo/keto reductase — MSNITKIALGKNGPLVSKLGLGCMRMSPVWGGLVNNESESIATIQEALDSGINFLNTGDFYGAGHNELLVGKAIKGRRDDAFISVKFGGIVYGGQWLGLDLRPIAIKNFINYSLVRLGIDTIDLYQPCRMDNSVPVEDVIGTIADLIKEGKVRYLGVSEITADQLRKAHSVHPVTALEIGYSLADRQIESDLLPTAKELGIGVVAFANTAEGLLTGEMKAPLAANDYHNHFSRFQGDNLIKNLEKVEVFKQIAKEKGYTPTQLAIAWVNAQGDHIMPLVSMSRRSRLPENIQAMEIAFTPEEMNTLNTHFSPGAILGGTYLQR, encoded by the coding sequence ATGTCAAACATAACAAAAATAGCCCTCGGCAAAAATGGCCCGCTTGTTTCTAAACTCGGCCTAGGCTGCATGCGCATGTCGCCCGTTTGGGGAGGGCTGGTGAATAATGAAAGTGAAAGTATCGCCACCATTCAGGAGGCGCTGGATAGCGGCATTAACTTTTTAAATACCGGCGATTTCTACGGTGCCGGCCATAATGAGCTGCTGGTAGGTAAGGCCATTAAAGGCAGAAGGGATGATGCCTTTATCAGCGTAAAGTTTGGTGGTATCGTTTATGGCGGTCAGTGGCTTGGCTTAGATTTACGCCCAATAGCCATCAAAAATTTTATTAACTATTCATTGGTACGATTGGGTATCGATACTATTGATCTTTACCAACCCTGCAGGATGGATAACAGCGTTCCGGTTGAGGATGTGATCGGTACCATAGCCGATCTGATCAAAGAGGGCAAGGTACGTTATCTTGGTGTTTCTGAAATTACGGCCGATCAACTGCGCAAGGCCCATAGTGTACATCCCGTAACCGCATTAGAAATAGGCTATTCCCTGGCCGACCGCCAGATAGAAAGCGACTTGCTCCCTACGGCGAAAGAATTGGGTATAGGCGTAGTAGCCTTTGCCAATACGGCTGAAGGGCTACTTACCGGCGAGATGAAAGCCCCGTTGGCCGCCAATGATTATCATAATCACTTCTCCCGTTTTCAGGGCGATAACCTGATCAAGAATCTGGAAAAAGTAGAGGTATTTAAACAAATAGCAAAAGAAAAAGGATATACACCAACACAATTGGCCATAGCCTGGGTGAATGCACAAGGAGATCATATTATGCCATTGGTAAGCATGAGCCGAAGGTCACGCTTGCCGGAAAACATACAAGCGATGGAGATAGCTTTTACTCCGGAAGAAATGAATACCCTTAACACTCATTTTTCTCCAGGCGCGATACTTGGAGGCACATACCTACAGCGTTAG
- a CDS encoding KTSC domain-containing protein, translated as MKKIVDYRKLLGVTEAAELQELKTTYRSLMKAWHPDKFQDSPESKLEAEEKSKTIIEAYHFLVSIAPETREQSFAEYTITTTTSSIADFEYKSQVLKISFADGNTYEYFDVPKAVYIKLINADSPGRFARRHIYNDYVYRSISKLVATA; from the coding sequence ATGAAAAAAATTGTCGACTACCGCAAACTTTTAGGCGTAACTGAAGCAGCTGAGTTACAGGAATTAAAAACAACATACAGAAGCCTGATGAAGGCCTGGCACCCCGATAAATTCCAGGATAGCCCGGAAAGCAAATTAGAAGCCGAAGAAAAAAGCAAAACCATTATCGAAGCTTATCACTTTTTGGTAAGTATCGCCCCGGAAACCCGCGAACAATCATTTGCCGAGTATACTATCACCACAACTACCTCAAGCATAGCCGATTTTGAATACAAATCACAGGTTCTGAAGATCAGTTTTGCTGATGGTAATACCTATGAGTATTTTGACGTACCCAAAGCGGTTTATATTAAACTGATCAATGCCGATTCACCCGGACGTTTTGCCCGCAGACATATCTACAACGATTATGTTTACCGCAGCATCAGCAAACTCGTGGCAACTGCCTAG
- a CDS encoding 1-deoxy-D-xylulose-5-phosphate reductoisomerase, with the protein MINHTKNIAILGSTGSIGTQTLEVIRNNSNLFRAFLLTAHSNADLLIKQAIEFKPEYAIICDESKYQEVKAALTHLPVKVLAGHQAIVDTVTHPDISIVLTAMVGFAGLEPTIAAIKADKDIALANKETLVVAGELITGLAKQHNVKILPVDSEHSAIFQCLAGEEHNPVEKLILTASGGPFRGRSLDFLANVTREDALKHPNWVMGAKITIDSASLMNKGLEVIEARWLFDVEADQIDVVIHPQSIIHSMAQFRDGSIKAQMGLPDMKLPIQYALTYPNRIANDFKRFNFTDHPTLTFEKPDLDTFRNLSLAYTALKQGGNMPCIINAANEVVVAGFLSHSVSFLAMSTIIEECMQKINFIKQPTLTDYLNTDKETRIFAQNLIEKTPVKAVQF; encoded by the coding sequence TTGATTAATCATACAAAAAACATTGCCATTCTTGGCTCTACAGGTAGTATCGGTACGCAAACGTTGGAGGTGATCAGGAACAATAGTAATTTGTTCAGGGCATTTTTACTTACAGCGCACTCCAATGCCGATCTGCTTATCAAACAGGCTATCGAATTCAAGCCCGAATATGCCATTATATGCGATGAAAGTAAATATCAGGAAGTTAAAGCAGCGTTAACGCATTTGCCGGTTAAGGTTTTGGCTGGTCATCAGGCCATTGTTGATACAGTAACTCACCCCGACATTTCTATCGTATTAACCGCCATGGTTGGCTTTGCAGGTCTTGAACCCACTATTGCCGCTATCAAAGCAGATAAAGATATAGCGCTGGCCAATAAAGAAACGTTGGTAGTAGCAGGAGAGCTGATAACCGGATTAGCCAAACAGCACAACGTAAAGATCTTACCTGTTGATTCAGAACATTCCGCTATATTTCAATGCCTTGCCGGCGAAGAGCATAACCCGGTTGAAAAATTGATCCTAACCGCTTCGGGCGGCCCATTCCGTGGGCGTAGTCTTGACTTTCTGGCCAATGTAACCCGTGAGGATGCTTTGAAACACCCTAACTGGGTAATGGGTGCCAAGATTACCATCGACTCCGCATCTTTGATGAATAAGGGCCTGGAAGTAATAGAAGCGCGTTGGCTGTTTGATGTGGAGGCCGATCAGATCGACGTAGTTATTCACCCCCAATCGATCATTCATTCTATGGCACAATTTAGGGATGGTTCCATCAAGGCGCAGATGGGTTTGCCAGATATGAAACTGCCTATCCAATATGCCTTAACCTATCCAAACAGGATAGCCAACGATTTTAAACGGTTTAACTTTACAGATCATCCTACCCTTACTTTCGAAAAACCAGATTTGGATACTTTTCGTAATCTTAGTTTAGCCTATACAGCCTTAAAACAAGGCGGCAACATGCCATGCATCATCAATGCTGCAAATGAGGTAGTGGTAGCTGGTTTTTTAAGCCACTCTGTCAGCTTTTTAGCCATGAGCACAATTATTGAAGAGTGCATGCAGAAGATCAATTTCATAAAGCAGCCAACCTTAACCGACTATTTGAATACTGATAAAGAAACACGCATCTTTGCGCAAAATTTAATAGAAAAAACGCCGGTAAAGGCAGTACAATTTTAA
- a CDS encoding glycosyltransferase family 2 protein, with protein sequence MDISVVVPLYDEIESLPELTSWISRIMDENRFTYEIMLIDDGSKDGSWEMIKKLQLNNPFIKGIKFRRNYGKSAALNTGFEAANGNVIITMDADLQDSPDEIPELYRRITEENYDLISGWKAKRYDPLSKTIPTKLFNAATRKMSGINNLHDFNCGLKAYRKTVVKNIEVYGEMHRYIPVLAKWAGFTKIGEQVVEHRARKYGKTKFGMSRFVNGFLDLLSIFFVGKFGKRPMHFFGTMGTLSFFAGLIITIWIISEKLYLIAHNAKYRDITANPLFYIALVAIILGSQLFLTGFVAELVSRNSSERNNYQIEEII encoded by the coding sequence ATGGATATATCAGTAGTAGTACCGCTTTATGACGAAATAGAGTCCTTACCGGAGTTAACCTCCTGGATAAGCCGGATAATGGACGAAAACCGCTTTACTTACGAAATCATGCTTATTGATGATGGCAGTAAAGATGGTTCATGGGAAATGATTAAAAAACTACAGCTAAACAACCCTTTTATTAAAGGCATTAAGTTCAGACGCAATTACGGCAAATCGGCAGCATTAAATACCGGTTTTGAAGCAGCTAACGGTAATGTTATTATCACCATGGATGCCGATCTGCAGGACAGCCCTGATGAGATACCGGAACTATACCGCCGTATCACCGAAGAAAATTATGACCTGATATCGGGATGGAAGGCTAAAAGATACGATCCGCTGAGTAAAACCATTCCCACTAAGTTGTTTAACGCGGCAACCCGTAAAATGAGCGGTATCAACAACCTGCATGATTTTAACTGTGGTTTAAAAGCCTACCGTAAAACAGTAGTTAAAAACATTGAAGTTTACGGTGAAATGCACCGCTATATACCCGTACTGGCCAAATGGGCCGGCTTTACCAAAATTGGCGAACAAGTGGTTGAACACCGTGCACGCAAATACGGTAAAACAAAGTTTGGCATGAGCCGCTTTGTAAATGGATTTCTGGATCTGCTCTCGATATTTTTCGTAGGCAAATTTGGCAAACGTCCTATGCACTTTTTTGGAACCATGGGTACTTTGAGCTTTTTTGCAGGATTAATTATCACCATCTGGATTATCAGCGAAAAACTTTACCTGATTGCCCACAATGCAAAATACAGAGACATAACAGCTAACCCGCTATTTTATATAGCGCTTGTTGCTATTATTTTAGGCTCTCAACTATTTTTAACAGGTTTTGTTGCCGAGCTGGTTTCCAGAAATTCAAGCGAACGTAATAATTACCAGATAGAAGAGATTATTTAA
- a CDS encoding DUF4199 domain-containing protein — MEIQKTSPMPVIIKWGAIYVIASIVLTYIIQFMNVDPDSPIKWLSTLLFIGFMFLTQKEYRDVNGGYLTFGEGFKAGFLFAILSGIVLAVFTYLYFSVLSPEMLEKIVASTEAKMASKGLSQEQVDQAMSFTKKLLSPAGVTISALISAAIMGAIIALIGAAIFKKDRPPVLISDNDGDSFEPTV, encoded by the coding sequence ATGGAAATACAAAAAACAAGTCCAATGCCGGTAATTATTAAGTGGGGGGCGATATACGTAATAGCTTCTATTGTACTTACTTATATTATCCAATTTATGAATGTCGATCCCGATTCGCCCATTAAATGGTTGAGTACGTTATTGTTTATCGGCTTTATGTTTCTGACACAAAAAGAGTACAGGGATGTAAACGGCGGATATTTAACTTTTGGCGAAGGGTTTAAAGCAGGCTTTTTGTTTGCCATATTATCGGGCATTGTACTTGCTGTATTTACTTATCTGTATTTCTCGGTATTGAGTCCTGAGATGCTCGAAAAAATAGTCGCCTCTACTGAGGCCAAAATGGCGTCAAAGGGCTTGTCGCAAGAGCAGGTAGACCAAGCGATGTCCTTTACCAAAAAGCTCCTGAGTCCGGCGGGGGTTACTATCAGCGCGTTGATCTCTGCGGCAATTATGGGAGCCATTATAGCGCTTATTGGTGCTGCCATCTTTAAAAAAGACCGTCCACCGGTATTGATATCTGATAACGATGGAGATAGCTTTGAACCAACAGTTTAA
- a CDS encoding glycerophosphoryl diester phosphodiesterase membrane domain-containing protein, giving the protein MYHPFSVAETIKTAWNVLKRNFVPLIVYSVISLFIYEFVDFLKAFILIDDDMGSRLVIILLQMVVQAYIGLSFYKLILTLMDREYYEFEFKDIVPSFKMAFNFIIIGLLLGVLFLLLFFLYVAAERYLGYPRIFEALELILILFIGLRCIFCICFIVDDNSAPLESLKQSFEITKDNFFKTLSIFLIIIAILILVLIPVIAIMNFFGLDEDNGGFVFRLAFYCWFILTFPFIQVIIMVTYRKLVYSHLDVDDDIAETN; this is encoded by the coding sequence ATGTACCACCCATTTTCTGTTGCAGAAACCATTAAAACTGCATGGAATGTATTAAAAAGGAATTTTGTACCGCTTATAGTTTATTCGGTTATTTCCTTGTTCATTTATGAATTTGTTGATTTCCTGAAAGCATTTATCCTCATTGATGATGATATGGGGAGCCGTTTGGTTATCATTCTCCTGCAAATGGTTGTTCAGGCCTACATCGGGTTAAGTTTTTATAAATTGATACTTACCTTGATGGATAGGGAGTATTATGAATTTGAGTTTAAAGACATCGTACCTTCCTTTAAAATGGCCTTTAATTTCATTATAATTGGCTTATTATTAGGTGTTTTATTTCTCCTGTTATTTTTTCTATATGTTGCAGCTGAACGTTATTTGGGTTATCCGCGAATTTTTGAAGCGTTAGAACTCATACTTATCCTATTCATAGGCTTGCGCTGTATCTTCTGTATTTGCTTTATAGTGGATGATAACTCAGCCCCATTAGAATCATTAAAACAGAGCTTTGAAATAACTAAGGATAATTTTTTTAAGACACTGAGCATATTTTTGATCATCATTGCCATCTTAATTCTGGTACTGATACCCGTAATAGCCATCATGAACTTTTTTGGATTAGATGAGGATAATGGAGGATTTGTATTCAGATTAGCGTTTTACTGCTGGTTTATCCTTACATTTCCGTTCATACAGGTTATCATTATGGTTACCTACCGTAAACTGGTTTACAGCCACCTGGATGTAGATGATGATATTGCCGAAACTAATTAG
- a CDS encoding DUF4199 domain-containing protein yields the protein MAFEIDKKRLRTTGVVFGLLLGVVLTVLSIASFYIILSATSVVIISSVPFIFSVLFPILLVVVLCFNFRKRVGGFWTLREAATGIFIMFFTAFVIQFALRDQLFAKVIEPHMIEKTQAAMTNSVTKFLKESKTNPDIIKKKLAEIQGEFDAQKDVTIGRQIQGVGISIIFMFVLAIIFAAFFKKEAQVYNPPAA from the coding sequence ATGGCCTTCGAAATTGACAAAAAACGGTTAAGAACCACCGGTGTAGTTTTTGGTTTACTGTTGGGTGTGGTGTTAACTGTGTTGAGTATCGCTTCGTTTTATATCATATTATCGGCAACATCAGTAGTGATTATATCCTCGGTGCCTTTTATATTCTCAGTATTGTTCCCTATTTTATTGGTGGTGGTATTGTGTTTTAATTTCAGGAAAAGAGTTGGAGGTTTCTGGACCCTGCGCGAAGCGGCAACAGGCATATTCATCATGTTTTTTACGGCCTTTGTGATACAGTTTGCCCTGCGAGATCAATTGTTTGCCAAAGTGATAGAACCGCATATGATCGAAAAAACACAAGCGGCCATGACCAATTCGGTAACCAAGTTTCTTAAAGAAAGTAAAACTAATCCGGATATTATCAAAAAGAAACTGGCCGAGATTCAGGGAGAATTTGACGCGCAAAAAGATGTTACCATCGGCAGGCAGATACAAGGGGTGGGTATCTCCATCATCTTTATGTTTGTGCTGGCCATTATTTTTGCTGCTTTCTTTAAAAAGGAAGCACAGGTTTATAACCCACCTGCGGCTTGA
- the rseP gene encoding RIP metalloprotease RseP — protein MSIVIMVGQLILGLSILIILHELGHFLAARAFGIRVEKFYLFFDAWNISLFKFTFKGVEYGIGWLPLGGYVKIAGMIDESMDTDQLAGPPQPWEFRSKPAWQRLIVMLGGVTVNIILGILIFWILTMRFGDSYIPNSSAKYGIVPGDIGKKIGLVAGDKIVAINGKSVERFDDLTSPKVLLENTVFTIQRGTQTVSVTIPRTILNDLSDHGIEEFISRIPRSKFIVDSIMPNSNAQKAGLAKGDSIVAVNNQPIAFYDELKAELLKDKGQTVDLGVKRNNQVITLKTQVTIDGTIGFAQSKNDLPEVKTIYYGFFGSLPIGASRAWGTFTDNAKGLGKIFKGDVKFSKAVSGPVAIANLFGSHVDWVHFWSLVGFLSMVLALMNLLPIPALDGGHALFLIIEMIKGKPLSDKFLERAQIVGFVILVTLMVFVFGNDIVKQVMKK, from the coding sequence ATGAGTATAGTGATCATGGTGGGCCAGCTAATACTGGGCCTTTCAATTTTAATAATCTTGCATGAGCTGGGACACTTTTTAGCAGCACGTGCTTTTGGCATTAGAGTAGAGAAATTCTACCTGTTTTTTGATGCCTGGAACATAAGTCTTTTTAAATTTACCTTTAAAGGTGTTGAATATGGCATTGGCTGGTTACCCCTGGGTGGCTATGTTAAAATTGCCGGTATGATAGATGAATCAATGGATACCGATCAGCTTGCCGGGCCACCGCAGCCTTGGGAATTCCGTTCAAAACCTGCCTGGCAGCGTCTAATTGTAATGCTCGGCGGTGTTACGGTAAACATTATACTGGGTATACTCATATTTTGGATATTAACCATGCGTTTTGGCGATAGCTATATTCCAAACTCAAGCGCTAAATACGGCATTGTACCTGGCGATATCGGCAAAAAGATTGGCCTTGTAGCCGGCGACAAAATTGTAGCCATCAATGGTAAATCTGTTGAACGCTTTGATGATTTAACCAGCCCTAAAGTATTACTCGAAAACACGGTATTTACCATACAACGCGGAACACAAACAGTAAGTGTTACTATACCACGCACTATATTAAACGATCTTTCTGACCATGGCATTGAGGAATTTATCAGCAGGATTCCCCGTAGCAAATTCATAGTTGACTCTATTATGCCTAACAGCAATGCACAAAAAGCGGGTTTGGCCAAGGGCGACAGTATCGTAGCTGTCAATAACCAACCTATCGCGTTTTATGACGAGTTAAAAGCAGAATTGCTTAAAGACAAAGGCCAAACGGTTGATCTAGGTGTAAAACGCAACAACCAGGTTATTACTTTAAAAACACAGGTAACTATTGATGGAACTATTGGTTTTGCACAATCAAAGAACGATTTACCCGAGGTAAAAACCATTTACTATGGTTTCTTTGGCTCACTGCCTATAGGCGCTTCAAGGGCCTGGGGCACATTTACTGATAATGCTAAAGGCTTAGGTAAAATTTTCAAAGGCGATGTTAAATTCAGCAAAGCAGTAAGCGGACCGGTTGCAATTGCCAACCTGTTTGGCAGCCATGTTGACTGGGTGCATTTCTGGAGCCTGGTAGGCTTTTTATCCATGGTGCTGGCCCTGATGAACTTATTACCAATCCCGGCGCTCGACGGTGGTCATGCACTGTTCCTGATCATCGAAATGATCAAAGGTAAACCACTGAGTGATAAGTTCCTGGAGCGTGCCCAAATAGTTGGTTTTGTAATATTAGTTACTCTGATGGTTTTTGTTTTTGGTAATGATATTGTAAAACAGGTCATGAAAAAATAA
- a CDS encoding helix-turn-helix domain-containing protein, whose amino-acid sequence MINPTEIIPGVLFYSYHASVRKDKVAFLEHNTLVLQVSGRFTLETANEKLSMAQGEMLLIRRNQLGELTKTPLNGEDYQTIVICLKEPLLRQIALEEQIEQGKKYTGAPNILIPGNDFLKAFFQSVIPYVRHSEEKITHAVGMLKVKEVVLLLLHIMPELKDFLFDFSEPYKIDIEKFMLNNFHFNIPIEKFAQLTGRSLAGFKRDFQKAFGMAPRHWLQDKRLLEARHLIEKKNKKPSAIYLDLGFETLSHFSHSFKKKFGRTPTNIAVITP is encoded by the coding sequence ATGATAAATCCGACTGAAATAATTCCTGGGGTGCTATTTTATTCCTATCACGCTTCTGTGCGAAAGGATAAAGTAGCATTTTTAGAACATAACACCCTGGTATTGCAGGTTTCGGGCCGCTTTACATTGGAAACTGCCAACGAAAAGCTCTCGATGGCTCAGGGCGAAATGTTGCTCATCCGAAGAAATCAATTGGGAGAGCTCACTAAAACTCCTTTAAATGGTGAGGATTACCAAACTATAGTCATTTGTTTGAAAGAACCCCTCCTCAGACAGATCGCACTGGAAGAACAAATAGAACAAGGGAAAAAATACACAGGTGCCCCTAACATTCTTATTCCGGGGAATGATTTCCTAAAGGCTTTTTTCCAATCAGTAATTCCCTATGTGCGGCATTCAGAAGAAAAGATAACCCATGCGGTGGGTATGCTTAAGGTAAAAGAAGTTGTATTACTGCTTTTACATATTATGCCAGAGCTTAAAGATTTTTTGTTTGATTTTTCCGAACCTTATAAGATCGACATTGAAAAATTCATGCTTAACAACTTTCATTTCAATATACCCATTGAAAAATTCGCGCAGCTTACTGGCAGAAGCCTCGCGGGTTTTAAGCGCGACTTTCAAAAGGCATTTGGTATGGCTCCGCGGCATTGGCTACAGGATAAACGCCTGTTGGAAGCCAGGCACCTGATAGAAAAAAAGAATAAAAAACCATCTGCCATCTATCTTGATTTAGGATTCGAAACACTTTCACATTTCTCTCATTCTTTTAAGAAAAAGTTTGGCAGGACTCCTACCAATATTGCGGTGATAACACCATAA
- a CDS encoding GH3 auxin-responsive promoter family protein has translation MGLKSALSKVFAAAVNRQLNRLRKNAIVLQQNTFSDLIDAAKDTVFGREHNFAEINNYKDFKKNVPIHDYEDLRPYIDRVVNGEENILWPGKPAYLAKTSGTTSGVKYIPISKESMPEHIKAARNALLSYIHETGNTGFVDGKMIFLQGSPTLTVKAGIATGRLSGIVAHHVPAYLQKNRLPSYETNCIEDWEQKVDAIVEETFNQDMRLISGIPPWCQMYFDRLSAKAGGKKVKDIFPNFKLYVHGGVNFEPYRARMEESIGTKIDAIETYPASEGFIAFQDSQKEKGLLLLVDSGIFYEFIPSEEYFNENPTRINLKDVELDKNYALIMNTSAGLWGYSLGDTIKFVSKDPYKIVVTGRIKHYISAFGEHVIGEEVEQSLMTVAQQEGIDVVEFTVAPQVNPPRGQLPYHEWFVEFGSAPADLKAFALKVDKALQKKNIYYFDLIEGNILQPLIIQSLQKDSFINYMRSQGKLGGQNKVPRLANDRKIADVLKEYTI, from the coding sequence ATGGGACTAAAATCTGCACTAAGCAAGGTATTTGCCGCCGCAGTGAACCGGCAGCTAAACCGGCTACGAAAAAATGCCATAGTACTACAACAAAATACATTTTCTGATCTGATAGACGCAGCTAAAGACACTGTATTTGGGCGTGAACACAACTTCGCAGAGATCAATAACTACAAAGATTTTAAAAAGAACGTACCTATACATGACTATGAGGATCTTCGCCCCTATATTGATCGTGTAGTAAATGGCGAGGAAAACATTTTGTGGCCCGGGAAACCGGCTTATCTGGCCAAAACATCGGGCACTACATCTGGTGTAAAATATATCCCCATATCTAAAGAGAGCATGCCTGAGCATATCAAGGCTGCTCGTAACGCCTTGTTGAGCTATATTCATGAAACCGGCAATACCGGTTTTGTGGATGGTAAAATGATATTTTTACAAGGCAGCCCCACGCTTACGGTTAAGGCGGGTATAGCAACCGGCAGACTATCGGGCATTGTAGCCCATCATGTGCCTGCTTATCTCCAAAAAAACCGGCTCCCCAGCTATGAAACCAATTGTATTGAGGATTGGGAACAAAAGGTTGATGCCATAGTGGAAGAAACTTTTAACCAGGATATGCGCCTCATATCAGGCATTCCACCCTGGTGCCAGATGTATTTTGACAGGTTATCTGCCAAGGCTGGTGGTAAAAAGGTAAAAGATATATTTCCTAATTTTAAGCTGTATGTACACGGTGGCGTAAATTTTGAACCGTACCGCGCCCGCATGGAAGAAAGCATCGGCACAAAAATAGACGCCATAGAAACCTATCCAGCATCCGAAGGCTTTATCGCTTTCCAGGACTCGCAGAAAGAAAAAGGACTGCTTTTGTTAGTCGACTCGGGTATATTTTATGAGTTTATCCCATCAGAAGAATATTTTAACGAAAACCCTACCCGTATCAACTTGAAAGATGTAGAACTGGATAAAAATTATGCGCTCATCATGAATACCAGCGCGGGTTTATGGGGTTATAGTTTAGGGGATACCATTAAATTTGTGTCAAAAGACCCTTATAAAATAGTAGTAACGGGTCGTATCAAACATTACATATCGGCCTTTGGCGAACATGTGATCGGCGAAGAAGTAGAACAATCATTAATGACCGTGGCACAGCAGGAAGGCATTGATGTGGTGGAGTTCACCGTAGCCCCGCAGGTTAACCCTCCGAGAGGACAATTACCCTATCATGAATGGTTTGTTGAGTTTGGCTCAGCACCGGCTGATTTAAAAGCTTTTGCACTTAAGGTAGATAAGGCCCTGCAAAAGAAAAATATTTACTATTTTGACCTCATTGAAGGTAACATTTTGCAACCTTTGATCATCCAAAGCCTGCAAAAGGACTCGTTCATTAATTATATGCGTTCGCAGGGGAAACTTGGAGGGCAAAATAAAGTACCACGATTAGCCAACGACAGGAAGATTGCCGACGTATTAAAGGAATACACTATATAA
- a CDS encoding glycosyltransferase, with translation MFFSLIIPLYNRPQEIKELLETLVLQTYKTFEVLVIEDGSVNDAEAIVNSFSDKLDVRYFKKPNEGQGFTRNFGFERAKGDYFIVFDSDCLIPPNYLEIVNNSLAANYLDAYGGPDGAHSSFTPTQKAISYAMTSPFTTGGIRGNKKAIGQFHPRSFNMGISRQVWEKAGGFIITRLGEDIEYSIRIHSLGFKIGLIPDAVVYHKRRTNFLQFYKQLHFFGRARINIYKFFPKELKAVHFFPAVFTIGVILTLIFNLLSLKIAILANILLAVYILLIFFHAWWKNKSVKIAFLSIIAAFTQLIAYGLGFMQDFWKRVIFNRS, from the coding sequence ATGTTTTTTTCCCTCATCATTCCACTATATAACCGCCCGCAGGAAATCAAAGAACTGCTGGAGACTCTTGTACTACAAACTTATAAAACCTTTGAAGTTTTGGTAATTGAGGATGGTTCTGTAAATGATGCCGAAGCTATCGTAAATAGTTTTAGTGATAAACTGGATGTACGTTATTTTAAAAAGCCTAATGAAGGTCAAGGCTTTACCCGAAATTTTGGATTTGAACGTGCCAAAGGCGATTACTTTATTGTTTTTGACTCCGACTGTCTGATCCCACCCAATTATTTGGAGATTGTAAACAACTCGCTTGCCGCCAACTATCTTGATGCCTACGGCGGCCCGGATGGTGCCCATAGTTCCTTCACTCCCACACAAAAGGCCATCAGTTACGCTATGACCTCTCCTTTTACTACAGGCGGAATACGTGGCAATAAAAAGGCTATAGGGCAATTTCATCCCCGCAGCTTTAATATGGGTATATCCCGCCAGGTATGGGAAAAAGCGGGAGGCTTTATCATTACCCGTTTGGGTGAAGATATTGAATACAGTATCCGCATCCATTCGCTGGGCTTTAAAATTGGATTGATACCCGATGCCGTAGTATATCATAAAAGGCGCACCAACTTTTTGCAGTTTTATAAACAGCTCCACTTTTTTGGCCGGGCTCGTATCAACATCTACAAATTTTTCCCAAAGGAATTAAAGGCCGTACATTTTTTCCCGGCAGTGTTTACCATCGGCGTAATATTAACCCTCATTTTCAACCTGTTAAGTTTGAAAATAGCTATACTGGCTAACATTTTATTAGCAGTTTACATTTTGTTAATATTTTTTCACGCGTGGTGGAAAAATAAATCAGTAAAAATCGCATTTTTGAGCATTATAGCCGCCTTCACTCAACTTATCGCCTACGGGTTAGGATTTATGCAGGATTTTTGGAAGCGTGTAATTTTTAACAGATCATAA